The following are from one region of the Aspergillus chevalieri M1 DNA, chromosome 1, nearly complete sequence genome:
- a CDS encoding uncharacterized protein (COG:S;~EggNog:ENOG410PSGD;~InterPro:IPR015943,IPR036322;~go_function: GO:0005515 - protein binding [Evidence IEA]): protein MNREIPGFYYDPEKKKYFRIQASHKAVPGAQYSKDAVKRKRIEQEKHECKARQTKKIAKEKIKKASFLYHPLIGCEREIGAQNVAHPVRREHQGLVYASQMRRRELHRFEPWPDEYSIRHVLRNKHSGVLVAGGQRGGESSVSICFPDLDQDQWSYNRTMERVLFKEAYRLSSISLSHTGYLLTTMDSGPNGDSFLAPRMLPDPDEGGDYRWPSAFTHPIRILTSTTYWSSASCPTPTGPKPLFAIGTSDGLQILTGQGSHWSLSKTPFPDDRKHRRTQVNAVEWLSGDVIAGGCRDSSVFLHDIRSGGSAVRLWHPGAVAVRGVRRVDEWRVVVGSYNSLQMYDLRYPPTHQQSPNSNPTRHAGHNKNRNESKRKHTQSNCNTPTKPYLVFPDYSPTYTPEYDLSTELGLLASVSDENKIQLFSLRSGELVSPYTSPVCRYTYPKPISSVRFEDGDVSAKGPQTPGLLVTAGDSVNEWLW, encoded by the exons ATGAATCGAGAAATACCAGGATTCTACTATG ACcctgaaaaaaagaaatactTTCGCATCCAAGCAAGCCACAAAGCAGTCCCGGGGGCCCAATACTCGAAAGATGCCGTGAAGCGCAAACGCATCGAACAGGAG AAACACGAGTGCAAAGCCCGCCAGACAAAAAAAAtagcaaaagaaaagataaaaaaagCCTCCTTCCTATACCATCCCCTAATCGGATGTGAAAGAGAGATTGGCGCGCAGAATGTCGCTCATCCTGTTCGACGAGAGCATCAGGGCTTGGTGTACGCCAGTCAAATGCGGAGACGGGAGTTACATCGGTTTGAACCGTGGCCGGATGAGTATTCGATTCGGCATGTGTTGAGGAATAAGCATTCGGGGGTTTTGGTAGCGG GTGGACAGCGTGGCGGGGAGTCATCTGTTTC AATATGCTTCCCGGACCTTGACCAGGATCAATGGTCCTATAACCGTACAATGGAACGAGTTCTTTTCAAAGAGGCGTATCGA CTCTCATCAATATCCCTAAGCCACACCGGCTACCTCCT CACAACAATGGACAGCGGCCCAAACGGCGACTCCTTCCTCGCCCCCCGCATGCTCCCAGACCCCGACGAAGGTGGCGACTACCGCTGGCCATCAGCTT TTACCCACCCCATCCGCATCCTAACAAGCACAACCTACTGGTCCTCCGCCTCCTGCCCAACCCCCACGGGTCCAAAGCCACTCTTCGCAATAGGTACGTCAGACGGTCTCCAAATCCTAACAGGACAGGGAAGCCATTGGTCCCTGTCCAAAACGCCGTTTCCTGATGACAGAAAACACCGGCGGACGCAGGTGAATGCTGTTGAGTGGCTGTCCGGTGATGTCATCGCGGGTGGATGTAGGGACTCAAGTGTGTTTTTGCATGATATTAGGAGTGGAGGGAGTGCGGTGAGGTTGTGGCATCCTGGTGCTGTTGCGGTGAGGGGTGTTAGGAGGGTTGATGAATGGAGGGTTGTTGTGGGGAGTTATAATTCG TTGCAAATGTACGACCTACGCTATCCGCCAACTCATCAACAAAGTCCGAACTCGAACCCTACGCGGCATGCCGGACATAACAAGAACAGAAATGAGAGCAAGCGCAAACATACCCAAAGCAACTGCAATACCCCAACGAAACCATACCTCGTCTTTCCCGATTACTCACCAACCTACACCCCAGAATACGACCTCAGTACCGAATTAGGGCTGTTGGCCAGTG TATCCGACGAAAACAAAATCCAACTCTTCTCCCTCCGAAGCGGGGAGTTAGTCTCGCCATATACATCACCCGTGTGTAGATATACATACCCCAAACCAATCTCCTCTGTCCGATTCGAGGACGGAGACGTCAGTGCCAAAGGCCCGCAGACACCGGGGTTACTGGTTACAGCGGGAGATAGCGTGAATGAATGGTTGTGGTAG
- a CDS encoding putative RNA-binding protein (COG:J;~EggNog:ENOG410PGBQ;~InterPro:IPR001313,IPR016024,IPR011989,IPR033712, IPR033133;~PFAM:PF00806;~go_function: GO:0003723 - RNA binding [Evidence IEA]) translates to MAFKSGLSERLDELRFPSPRSPPSESPYMGYTTMAPAGHPNMASAFSRPSGDVRANLHRRFTTDSSKLSSWNYFSQPGNTPHVTDPQELVSSANNSYKTQLFEKKRQHIEYMREQRRRFEEDMKLLDLQHEKEKLEMDQLARDLAKAGIPGPVSEPTTPPEYHDNGIAAGFSRPTRFSTSSVTSSPGFFNVFAPSNQMSSSPNGAQTPTNRFSVHSVPGSRRNSEKEDFGNEQLSSPFRPGPAIHRYSMPTANLSQFRANAPAPGFNNPSGLDSFSAAKYLFPHDDDRDTVRDEDRIPTPDIKSYLKLTEPDDKFPTLSRRDENGLLSANSDALDLANSRTPNPESWNAHNRHRASHQSMPQNTLNMFRLNHQLGSPTGDNRPTGVNVARHAARHSLEANLFYGNEDTRENAASTASSRPTSLQSSYSTNDLPTVKDNDFDPAITPPKAHADVFQGRFRQTRGSPDHEDAQRPNSQSSTTTLQASAAPFGPQLNMTASNPIAPSSTTATPLTSVPNSFYGYGMQPYLGNPMQVNNQLPNYNPPGSFAGYGPYSGFRVNDTPARGAVGARRSGDGESTQLSRFANFPLEHYRGELYSLCKDQHGCRYLQRKLEERTSEHVQLIFEETHPHVVELMTDPFGNYLCQKLLEYSNDEQRTALINNAAPELVKIALNQHGTRALQKMIEFVSTPEQTRTVIRSLENDVVALVQDLNGNHVIQKCLNRLSAEDAQFVYDAVGANCVVVGTHRHGCCVLQRCIDHASGEQRARLIAQITANAFSLVQDPFGNYVVQYILDLAEPHFTEPLCQSFRGHIPALSKQKFSSNVIEKCLRTADLQMRRQLIEEMLVGNELERMLRDSFANYVVQTAMDFSDPEMRAHVVDSIRPILPAIRQTPHGRRIAGKIMASEGSGRGNAATSGQVAPNEMNSAQLPGPLQGAPKPLMYQQNAFASASLGRQFANQNYTPASGSSSGSNASSGGASDSSGSLYTPAAQQPTGNFGAQGPLYAYF, encoded by the exons ATGGCCTTCAAAAGCGGATTGAGTGAGCGCCTCGATGAACTGCGTTTCCCTTCTCCTCGTTCTCCTCCCTCCGAGTCGCCCTACATGGGTTATACGACCATGGCCCCCGCTGGCCATCCTAATATGGCATCGGCCTTTTCGCGTCCGTCGGGCGATGTGCGCGCCAATCTGCACCGCCGATTCACCACAGACTCCAGCAAGCTGTCCTCGTGGAACTATTTCAGTCAGCCGGGGAATACTCCCCATGTGACAGATCCTCAGGAACTGGTGTCATCG GCAAACAATTCTTACAAAACCCAGCTT TTCGAGAAGAAGCGGCAGCACATCGAGTACATGCGCGAGCAAAGACGGCGGTTTGAAGAGGATATGAAACTACTGGACTTGCAGCacgagaaggagaagctggAAATGGACCAGCTAGCACGGGATTTGGCCAAGGCAGGTATTCCAGGCCCTGTCAGTGAACCAACAACCCCGCCAGAGTATCATGACAATGGCATCGCGGCGGGTTTCTCGCGGCCAACCCGCTTCTCCACCTCGAGCGTCACTTCATCTCCAGGATTCTTCAACGTCTTTGCCCCATCTAATCAAATGAGTTCATCTCCTAACGGCGCACAGACGCCAACCAACCGCTTCTCGGTTCATTCTGTCCCTGGCTCTCGAAGAAATTCTGAGAAGGAGGACTTTGGCAACGAGCAGTTGTCCTCTCCTTTCCGTCCTGGACCTGC TATTCACCGTTATTCCATGCCCACCGCGAACCTGTCTCAGTTTCGCGCTAACGCTCCTGCCCCTGGTTTCAACAATCCTTCTGGCCTCGATTCCTTCTCTGCAGCCAAGTATCTGTTCCCCCACGACGACGACAGGGACACCGTGAGGGACGAAGACAGAATTCCGACCCCAGACATTAAAAGCTATCTCAAGTTGACCGAGCCTGACGACAAGTTCCCCACTCTATCTCGCCGAGACGAAAACGGCTTG TTGTCGGCAAACTCCGACGCATTGGATTTGGCCAACTCGCGTACTCCGAATCCAGAGTCTTGGAACGCTCATAACCGTCACCGTGCCTCGCATCAAAGCATGCCCCAGAACACGCTCAATATGTTCCGCCTGAACCATCAGCTGGGCAGCCCCACGGGCGATAACCGCCCCACTGGTGTTAACGTTGCACGCCATGCTGCCCGACACTCGCTCGAAGCTAATCTGTTTTATGGCAATGAGGACACCCGGGAAAATGCGGCGTCAACGGCTTCCAGCCGTCCTACTTCCCTGCAGTCATCATACTCGACCAACGACCTCCCCACTGTCAAGGACAATGATTTTGATCCCGCTATCACGCCACCCAAGGCCCATGCGGACGTGTTCCAGGGTCGTTTCCGTCAGACCAGGGGTTCACCCGATCACGAGGATGCCCAGCGGCCGAACTCGCAGTCCTCAACCACCACGCTGCAGGCCAGTGCCGCCCCATTTGGTCCTCAGCTGAACATGACCGCTTCCAACCCTATTGCCCCCAGCTCGACCACAGCCACTCCGTTGACCAGTGTTCCCAATTCGTTCTATGGCTACGGCATGCAGCCCTACCTTGGCAATCCCATGCAAGTCAATAACCAACTTCCCAACTACAACCCCCCTGGCTCCTTTGCGGGTTATGGGCCATACAGTGGCTTCCGGGTCAATGACACCCCGGCCAGGGGTGCTGTTGGCGCGCGGCGCAGTGGGGACGGGGAGTCGACCCAGCTTTCTCGCTTCGCGAACTTCCCTCTGGAGCACTACCGTGGAGAATTGTACAGCTTGTGCAAGGACCAGCATGGTTGCCGGTATCTGCAGAGAAAGCTGGAGGAGCGCACCTCTGAACACGTTCAGTTAATCTTTGAGGAGACCCACCCCCATGTTGTCGAGCTGATGACCGATCCTTTTGGAAACTATCTCTGCCAGAAGCTGCTCGAATACTCTAATGACGAGCAGCGCACGGCTTTGATTAACAACGCCGCTCCTGAGCTCGTCAAGATTGCATTGAACCAGCATGGTACGCGTGCGCTGCAGAAGATGATCGAATTTGTTTCGACTCCCGAGCAGACTCGCACCGTTATCCGCTCTTTGGAGAATGACGTTGTGGCACTGGTTCAGGATCTGAACGGCAACCACGTGATCCAGAAGTGCCTGAACCGGCTGTCGGCTGAGGATGCTCAGTTTGTCTACGATGCTGTTGGTGCGAACTGCGTAGTCGTTGGCACTCATCGCCACGGATGCTGCGTCTTGCAGCGTTGCATTGACCATGCTTCGGGAGAGCAGCGCGCCCGCTTGATTGCGCAGATCACGGCGAATGCTTTCTCATTAGTCCAGGATCCGTTTGGAAACTATGTCGTTCAATACATTCTGGACCTGGCTGAGCCGCACTTCACCGAGCCTCTTTGCCAATCGTTCCGTGGCCATATCCCTGCCCTGTCTAAGCAGAAGTTCAGTTCCAATGTGATCGAGAAGTGCCTGCGGACCGCTGATCTCCAGATGCGTCGCCAATTGATCGAAGAGATGCTCGTCGGAAATGAATTGGAGAGGATGCTGCGTGACTCGTTTGCCAACTATGTTGTGCAGACCGCCATGGACTTCTCTGATCCCGAGATGCGTGCCCACGTCGTGGATTCCATCCGCCCAATCCTACCTGCTATCCGTCAGACTCCCCATGGACGTCGCATTGCGGGCAAGATCATGGCTTCCGAAGGTTCGGGAAGGGGCAATGCTGCCACCAGCGGCCAGGTGGCACCCAATGAGATGAACTCGGCTCAGCTTCCTGGACCCTTGCAGGGAGCTCCGAAGCCATTGATGTACCAACAGAACGCTTTCGCATCTGCCAGTCTTGGCCGTCAATTTGCCAACCAGAACTACACGCCGGCATCGGGCTCCAGCTCTGGTTCCAACGCGTCCTCGGGCGGAGCCAGCGACAGCTCTGGAAGTCTTTACACTCCGGCGGCCCAGCAGCCGACCGGTAACTTTGGGGCTCAAGGCCCACTGTACGCCTATTTCTGA
- a CDS encoding origin of replication complex subunit 5 family protein (COG:L;~EggNog:ENOG410PM6J;~InterPro:IPR020796,IPR027417,IPR041664;~PFAM:PF13191,PF14630;~go_component: GO:0000808 - origin recognition complex [Evidence IEA];~go_component: GO:0005634 - nucleus [Evidence IEA];~go_process: GO:0006260 - DNA replication [Evidence IEA]), translated as MLPIEISRSISQQWPCRELQSRQLASLLSPHIASPSTLVVHGISATCKSTIVRAVVSALQVPHTIVRSTECITGRHLLTKILWTTLEALGRTNEWEKFGKGRCEHVSALAVLLGEILASSEDGKFVLVLDGIDKQREAPQTLLAALARLGEVIPSLCVVLILNSTPRPLFLQAVAVPHISFPPYTRNEATRIILNADSPFVEGLPEEVITKVYPQFVPTIFDSLVGPTASSIPVFRSICDKLWPQFVAPIVNGETPPGGTGEWDFTRLLVRNRSLFRQQGEAALVHHIVPEEPTQVAGTIAKPSLKAVSAPSPLPSLPYFATLILTSAYLASHIPQRLDTIFFSKFSSSSLSARNKRAHHRRRLKLLSRAQAEDNKAIDPSTPKKGKRQKTRITKSTLESAFATTSATTSAVGGAPGVAGPSTILTARPFPLERLVAIYHAIDPNPPANPIKVAAVSDAIYAELATLRRLRLVVPAGARDSSGGSGRVGGGSSSGSTSLSSGNTTADAGDKWCVNVSGDWIGEVAKEVGVEVGEWLAGGLD; from the exons ATGCTTCCTATAGAGATATCCCGTTCTATAAGCCAACAATGGCCCTGTCGCGAGCTCCAAAGCCGCCAGCTCGCCAGTCTTCTCAGC CCTCACATCGCTAGCCCATCTACTCTAGTCGTTCACGGAATATCTGCAACCTGCAAATCTACCATCGTCCGCGCCGTTGTTTCCGCCCTACAAGTTCCACACACCATCGTCCGCAGCACAGAGTGCATTACAGGCCGCCATCTCCTTACTAAGATCCTATGGACGACTCTGGAGGCATTAGGCCGGACGAACGAATGGGAGAAATTTGGAAAAGGACGGTGCGAGCATGTCAGTGCGCTGGCGGTACTGCTGGGGGAGATTCTAGCGTCCTCGGAGGATGGGAAGTTCGTGCTGGTACTGGATGGGATTGATAAACAACGGGAGGCTCCGCAGACGTTGCTGGCGGCTTTGGCAAGACTTGGGGAGGTGATTCCATCGCTATGTGTGGTGTTGATTCTGAATTCCACGCCTCGGCCGCTCTTCTTGCAGGCTGTGGCCGTTCCGCATATCAGCTTCCCGCCGTATACGAGGAATGAAGCAACCAGGATTATCTTGAATGCGGATTCGCCATTTGTGGAGGGATTACCGGAGGAGGTTATCACTAAGGTTTACCCGCAGTTCGTGCCTACGATTTTCGACTCGTTGGTTGGGCCTACGGCGAGTTCGATTCCTGTATTCCGGTCGATATGCGATAAACTGTGGCCGCAGTTCGTGGCGCCGATAGTGAATGGCGAGACGCCACCTGGAGGGACTGGAGAATGGGACTTCACAAGGCTGCTCGTTCGGAATCGATCACTGTTCCGGCAGCAGGGTGAAGCCGCGCTGGTGCATCATATCGTTCCTGAAGAGCCTACGCAGGTGGCTGGCACAATAGCAAAGCCGTCGCTGAAGGCTGTATCCGCACCATCACCTCTCCCATCCCTACCATACTTCGCAACCCTGATCCTCACATCCGCATACCTGGCCTCGCACATCCCCCAACGTCTCGACACGATCTTCTTCTCGAaattctcctcatcctcactCTCCGCACGAAACAAGCGCGCGCACCATCGTCGCCGTTTAAAGCTGCTATCCCGTGCACAAGCAGAAGACAACAAAGCCATCGACCCCTCAACGCCAAAGAAGGGCAAACGCCAGAAAACACGTATCACGAAATCCACACTCGAATCCGCCTTCGCCACTACCTCCGCTACCACATCCGCGGTTGGCGGTGCACCTGGCGTGGCAGGTCCGTCGACCATCCTCACTGCACGCCCGTTCCCTCTCGAGCGTTTGGTCGCCATCTACCACGCCATCGATCCCAATCCGCCCGCGAATCCGATCAAAGTGGCTGCAGTATCGGATGCAATATATGCAGAGCTGGCTACATTACGAAGACTACGACTAGTCGTTCCCGCCGGGGCAAGGGATAGCAGTGGTGGAAGCGGCCGCGTTGGCGGTGGCTCGTCATCTGGATCAACGAGTCTGAGCAGTGGGAATACAACAGCCGATGCGGGTGATAAATGGTGCGTGAATGTATCTGGTGATTGGATCGGGGAGGTGGCGAAGGAGGTAGGCGTTGAGGTTGGGGAGTGGTTAGCAGGTGGATTAGATTAG